The following coding sequences are from one Megamonas funiformis window:
- the lptB gene encoding LPS export ABC transporter ATP-binding protein — protein sequence MHIEVKNLIKEYKGTPAVRDVSLHVKKGEIVGLLGPNGAGKTTTFYMIVGIEKPTSGKVFISDIDITRLPINERADLGISYLAQEASIFRKLTVEDNLRAILQTRNLSKKEQDKKIDDLLEEFNITHIRTRLGMQLSGGERRRVEIARGLALEPHFILLDEPFAGIDPLAVADIQGIISYLKERGMGILITDHNVRETLQIVDRAYIMNSGQILLEGDSDTIANSELARKFYLGEDFKL from the coding sequence TTGCATATTGAAGTAAAAAATCTTATTAAAGAGTATAAAGGAACGCCTGCAGTAAGAGATGTTTCTTTGCATGTAAAGAAAGGTGAAATTGTAGGTTTATTAGGTCCAAATGGTGCAGGAAAGACTACAACTTTTTATATGATTGTAGGAATAGAGAAGCCAACATCAGGAAAAGTATTTATTTCTGATATTGATATTACTAGATTGCCTATCAATGAACGTGCAGATCTAGGTATAAGTTATTTAGCACAGGAAGCATCTATTTTTCGTAAATTGACAGTAGAGGATAATTTGCGAGCAATTTTACAAACTAGAAATCTATCCAAAAAAGAACAAGATAAAAAGATTGATGACCTTTTAGAAGAATTTAATATCACTCATATAAGAACTCGTTTAGGTATGCAACTTTCTGGTGGGGAACGTAGACGTGTAGAAATCGCAAGAGGTCTAGCACTAGAACCTCATTTCATTTTATTAGATGAACCCTTTGCAGGAATTGACCCTTTAGCAGTAGCTGATATTCAGGGAATTATCAGTTATTTAAAAGAACGTGGCATGGGAATTTTAATCACTGACCATAATGTAAGGGAAACTTTGCAAATTGTAGATAGAGCTTATATTATGAACAGTGGACAAATTCTTTTAGAAGGCGATAGCGATACAATTGCTAATAGTGAACTCGCTCGTAAGTTCTATTTAGGTGAAGACTTTAAATTATAG
- a CDS encoding LptA/OstA family protein — protein sequence MKKYSKLKTALAVAIMSFSMINTVIAADAPIELKGDVIEYNAQTDMAIATGGVTIIRDGGVLTGGQATYNFKTQEASITGGVTANKDDMNLKAESLISNANKEVVAKGSVVLVKADNTLTGEEIHYNQATSDISMPLGGNATGPQADIRGDVLSGNLMTNQYTATGNVYLNSKTNDVQSTSDTATYSGNGQDFNFVATGNVNIKSPSRNIVTNSDNATYNSTENGKLVLTGNAVATQNGNIVRGNTLTVYLGDNVNIK from the coding sequence ATGAAAAAATATAGTAAGCTAAAAACAGCACTTGCTGTAGCTATTATGAGTTTTTCAATGATAAATACAGTTATTGCAGCAGATGCTCCTATTGAATTAAAAGGCGATGTAATAGAATATAATGCGCAGACAGATATGGCAATAGCTACAGGTGGCGTAACTATTATTCGTGATGGTGGCGTATTAACTGGCGGTCAAGCAACATATAATTTTAAAACACAGGAAGCCTCTATTACAGGTGGCGTAACTGCAAATAAAGATGATATGAACTTAAAGGCAGAAAGCTTGATTTCTAATGCTAATAAAGAAGTTGTAGCTAAGGGTTCTGTAGTATTGGTAAAAGCTGATAATACATTAACTGGAGAAGAAATACATTATAATCAAGCAACAAGTGATATATCCATGCCTTTAGGCGGAAATGCAACTGGACCACAAGCTGATATTCGCGGTGATGTATTATCAGGAAATTTGATGACAAATCAATATACAGCTACAGGCAATGTATATTTAAATAGCAAAACTAATGATGTACAATCCACAAGCGATACAGCAACTTATAGTGGCAATGGTCAAGATTTTAATTTTGTAGCTACAGGAAATGTAAATATTAAAAGTCCATCAAGAAATATTGTAACTAACAGTGATAATGCTACTTACAACAGTACAGAAAATGGTAAATTAGTACTTACAGGAAATGCAGTAGCTACTCAAAATGGTAATATTGTTAGAGGAAATACATTAACTGTTTATTTAGGAGACAATGTGAATATTAAATAA
- the lptC gene encoding LPS export ABC transporter periplasmic protein LptC, whose product MTKKVNKKNAIVLILVLLIVGLIYWAYASRPKVEETQNTQTNKVMVYHNNTLKEEVNGKLIWQCYAETMTVDQDSQMFTMEKVKGTFYREDGTSIEINAPKATYDQKNKNIELVDGIEAKSSDELKFKTDKVTWNGEQGILTCEGNVDINKPGMRATADKAESKDVFTNFKLMGNAHIIKGDNQ is encoded by the coding sequence ATGACTAAAAAGGTAAATAAAAAAAATGCCATAGTTTTAATTCTTGTCTTATTGATAGTTGGTTTGATTTATTGGGCTTATGCTAGTAGACCAAAAGTTGAAGAAACACAAAATACACAGACAAATAAAGTTATGGTATATCACAATAATACTTTGAAAGAAGAAGTAAATGGTAAATTGATTTGGCAATGTTATGCAGAAACAATGACAGTAGACCAAGATTCACAGATGTTTACCATGGAAAAAGTAAAAGGTACTTTTTATCGTGAAGATGGAACAAGCATAGAAATAAATGCTCCTAAAGCGACATATGACCAGAAAAATAAAAATATTGAATTGGTTGATGGAATAGAAGCTAAATCAAGTGATGAATTGAAATTTAAAACAGATAAAGTCACTTGGAATGGTGAGCAAGGTATATTGACTTGTGAAGGAAATGTTGATATCAATAAGCCAGGTATGAGGGCAACAGCAGATAAGGCTGAAAGTAAAGATGTATTTACTAATTTCAAATTAATGGGTAATGCACATATTATAAAAGGAGATAATCAATAA
- a CDS encoding lysophospholipid acyltransferase family protein — protein MKYKLLKYFSAFLCCLSHKNLLRLGHILGILYFHLIAKERNRAVDRMMKSFKIDEEKAKKIVKDSFINLSQNVLEILYMPRLKKDDFKYIKFEGLDILKREYAKNRGVVILTAHMGTWEWLAAGLVKAGFSVTALAKTQPDSQYTKLLDEYRAQVGVEIFARGAASELLAASRALKKGRILGFLADQDAGPGGAFIEFLGEVCSTPMGPAVFARKFMSPVVPAFIIRQSDGTHKIEIYEPIVYNDTGDTNADLYDFTERMTKVIEEQIIAHPTQWIWFQKRWNTRPEQQKVKHHTVKTKVVNK, from the coding sequence ATGAAATATAAATTATTAAAATATTTTAGTGCTTTTTTATGTTGTTTATCACATAAAAATTTGCTTAGATTAGGGCATATACTAGGTATATTATATTTTCATTTAATAGCTAAAGAACGCAATCGTGCAGTTGATAGAATGATGAAATCCTTTAAAATAGATGAGGAAAAGGCAAAGAAAATTGTCAAAGATTCATTTATCAATTTAAGTCAAAATGTCTTGGAAATTTTATATATGCCAAGATTGAAAAAAGATGATTTTAAATATATAAAATTTGAAGGCTTAGACATTTTAAAACGTGAATATGCAAAAAATAGAGGTGTTGTAATTTTAACAGCACATATGGGTACATGGGAATGGCTTGCTGCTGGTCTTGTTAAAGCAGGTTTTTCTGTTACAGCACTTGCCAAAACACAGCCAGACTCTCAGTATACAAAGTTATTAGATGAATATCGTGCTCAAGTAGGGGTAGAAATATTTGCACGTGGTGCGGCTTCAGAGCTTTTGGCAGCTTCAAGAGCTTTGAAAAAAGGTCGTATTTTAGGTTTTTTAGCAGACCAAGATGCAGGTCCAGGTGGAGCATTTATTGAATTTTTAGGTGAAGTATGCTCAACGCCAATGGGCCCTGCTGTATTTGCTCGTAAATTTATGTCACCAGTTGTACCAGCATTTATCATTCGTCAAAGTGATGGTACACATAAAATAGAAATTTATGAACCAATAGTATATAATGATACTGGAGATACAAATGCTGATTTGTATGATTTCACAGAGCGTATGACAAAAGTTATTGAAGAGCAAATCATAGCACATCCTACGCAGTGGATATGGTTCCAAAAACGTTGGAATACACGTCCTGAACAGCAGAAAGTAAAACATCATACCGTAAAAACTAAGGTGGTCAATAAATGA
- a CDS encoding KdsC family phosphatase, whose product MQYTQDALARAKNVKMLILDVDGVLTDGSIAVGDNGELFKTFNVRDGLGITLAQKLGIKTAIITGRESKMLAYRARELKINAFYQNKKNKVPAYRELLAEYQLKDEDVAYIGDDLFDLAVMKRVGFPATVADATEEAKSVSILISDFAGGKGAVRQIIEFILKAQEKWQAVIDSYLNIEDETDAKEVEKNISQ is encoded by the coding sequence ATGCAATATACACAAGATGCATTAGCACGAGCAAAAAATGTAAAAATGCTCATTTTAGATGTTGATGGAGTATTGACAGATGGCTCTATAGCCGTTGGCGATAATGGTGAATTATTTAAAACTTTTAATGTAAGAGATGGGCTAGGGATTACTCTAGCCCAAAAATTAGGGATAAAAACAGCTATTATCACAGGTAGAGAATCTAAGATGCTCGCTTATCGTGCTAGGGAATTAAAAATAAATGCTTTTTATCAAAATAAAAAAAATAAAGTTCCAGCTTATAGGGAATTATTAGCTGAATATCAATTAAAAGATGAAGACGTAGCTTATATTGGCGATGATTTATTTGATTTAGCTGTAATGAAAAGAGTTGGATTTCCAGCAACTGTAGCTGATGCTACTGAAGAAGCAAAATCTGTATCTATTTTAATAAGTGATTTTGCTGGTGGAAAAGGCGCAGTTCGTCAAATTATAGAATTTATTTTGAAAGCACAAGAAAAATGGCAAGCTGTTATTGATAGTTATTTAAATATAGAAGATGAAACAGATGCTAAAGAAGTAGAAAAAAATATTTCACAATAA
- a CDS encoding KpsF/GutQ family sugar-phosphate isomerase, translated as MIKEKAIETLQIEADAVKKLINHIDDEFETIVNAILACNGRVIVTGMGKSGHVGRKIAASLASTGTPSFFMHPAEAFHGDLGMVTANDMVLAISNSGESNEIVNILPIIKRIGAKIIAMSGRRESTLGKNADYYIDISVEREACPLGLAPTASTTATLAMGDALAIALLSSRNFTAQDFAVFHPGGALGRRLLLTVENVMHSGEDNPVISVHKTAKEALFLMTAKGLGATSVVDENGKFIGLVTDGDIRRMLARGAEFLDEPVEDLMTKNPVIITKDKMAAEALSMMEKHQPKPITVLPVIDVEKNEPVGIVHLTDLLRQGVV; from the coding sequence ATGATAAAAGAAAAGGCTATAGAAACACTTCAAATAGAAGCTGATGCGGTAAAAAAATTAATTAATCATATTGATGATGAATTTGAAACAATTGTAAATGCTATTTTAGCTTGTAATGGTCGCGTTATTGTAACAGGTATGGGAAAATCTGGTCATGTAGGCAGAAAAATAGCAGCTAGTTTGGCTAGTACAGGAACACCATCATTTTTTATGCATCCAGCAGAAGCTTTCCATGGTGATTTAGGTATGGTTACAGCTAATGATATGGTACTTGCTATTTCTAATAGTGGTGAATCTAATGAAATTGTAAATATTTTACCGATTATTAAACGCATAGGTGCAAAAATTATTGCTATGAGTGGTAGACGTGAATCTACACTTGGCAAAAATGCAGATTATTATATTGATATAAGTGTAGAGCGTGAAGCATGTCCATTAGGTCTTGCACCAACAGCTAGTACAACAGCGACTCTTGCTATGGGAGATGCACTAGCTATAGCACTTTTATCTTCACGTAATTTCACTGCTCAAGATTTTGCAGTATTCCATCCAGGTGGAGCACTTGGCAGAAGATTACTTTTAACTGTAGAAAATGTTATGCATTCAGGAGAAGATAATCCTGTTATTTCTGTGCATAAAACAGCAAAAGAAGCATTGTTCTTAATGACTGCAAAAGGATTAGGTGCAACTTCTGTTGTTGATGAAAATGGCAAATTCATTGGACTTGTAACAGATGGCGATATTCGCCGTATGCTTGCTCGTGGAGCAGAATTTTTAGATGAGCCAGTAGAAGATTTAATGACTAAAAATCCAGTAATAATTACAAAAGATAAAATGGCTGCTGAAGCACTCAGTATGATGGAAAAACATCAACCAAAACCAATTACAGTGCTTCCAGTAATTGATGTAGAGAAAAATGAACCAGTAGGTATAGTTCATCTTACTGATTTACTTCGTCAGGGAGTGGTTTAA
- the kdsA gene encoding 3-deoxy-8-phosphooctulonate synthase — translation MHTVKIGNFEVGAGNPLVLLAGPCVLESYERSLYIGKTIKEITSRLGIPYVFKASFDKANRSSYNGYRGPGLEKGLKWLQSIKDELNVPVVTDIHNETQVEPVSKVVDVLQIPAFLSRQTDLLYTAAKSGCVVNVKKGQFLAPADMKNVVKKLEEAGSEKILLTERGASFGYNNLVVDMRSFPIMRSTGYPVIFDATHSVQLPGGAGTSSAGNREYVEFLARGAAGVGVDGFFMEVHDNPEEALCDGPNMVYLDKLEDLLKDLIAINEITKKKINK, via the coding sequence ATGCATACAGTAAAAATTGGCAATTTTGAAGTTGGTGCGGGAAATCCATTAGTACTTTTAGCAGGTCCATGTGTATTAGAATCATATGAACGCTCTTTATATATTGGTAAAACTATAAAAGAGATAACTTCTCGACTTGGTATTCCTTATGTATTTAAAGCTTCATTCGATAAAGCAAATCGTTCTTCTTATAATGGATATCGTGGACCAGGATTAGAAAAAGGTTTAAAATGGCTTCAAAGTATTAAAGATGAACTCAATGTTCCAGTAGTTACAGATATTCACAATGAAACACAGGTAGAACCAGTATCTAAAGTAGTAGATGTATTACAGATACCAGCATTTTTAAGCCGTCAAACAGATTTATTATATACAGCTGCAAAATCTGGCTGTGTAGTAAATGTAAAAAAAGGTCAATTCTTGGCTCCAGCAGATATGAAAAATGTAGTGAAAAAATTAGAAGAAGCTGGTTCTGAAAAGATTTTACTCACAGAACGTGGAGCAAGCTTTGGTTATAATAACTTAGTTGTAGATATGCGCTCTTTCCCTATTATGCGTTCTACAGGATATCCAGTTATTTTTGATGCTACACATAGCGTACAATTACCAGGTGGTGCAGGAACAAGTTCTGCTGGCAATCGTGAATATGTAGAATTCTTAGCTCGTGGTGCAGCTGGTGTAGGTGTAGATGGTTTCTTCATGGAAGTTCATGATAATCCAGAAGAAGCACTTTGCGATGGACCAAATATGGTTTATCTAGATAAATTAGAAGATTTATTAAAAGATTTAATCGCAATCAATGAAATAACAAAGAAAAAAATAAACAAATAA
- the kdsB gene encoding 3-deoxy-manno-octulosonate cytidylyltransferase — translation MKIICVIPARYASTRLPGKPLADIAGKPMIVRVYERVLNATKPAEVIAAVDDERVYEAVVKAGGKAIMTAKNHPTGTDRLAEVAQKCPDADVIINVQGDEPLIDPQIIDDLAQEFLNDENLKMATVKTPMKEEEKAKPGNVKVITDKNGYALYFSRSLIPYPREDTGVVVYKHIGIYGYRRDFLLQYAKMQPTPLEQTESLEQLRALENGYKIKVIATDKHFVGVDTKEDLEEVNKIYQEMEKNK, via the coding sequence ATGAAAATTATTTGTGTAATACCAGCTCGTTATGCATCTACAAGATTACCAGGGAAACCTCTTGCTGATATAGCTGGAAAACCAATGATTGTACGTGTATATGAACGTGTATTAAATGCTACAAAACCAGCAGAAGTAATAGCAGCTGTTGATGATGAAAGAGTATATGAAGCTGTGGTCAAAGCTGGCGGAAAAGCTATAATGACAGCAAAAAATCATCCAACTGGTACAGATAGACTGGCAGAAGTAGCTCAAAAATGCCCAGATGCAGATGTAATCATCAATGTTCAAGGTGATGAACCACTTATTGATCCACAGATTATTGATGATTTAGCACAAGAATTTTTAAATGATGAAAATTTAAAAATGGCTACAGTGAAGACTCCTATGAAAGAAGAAGAAAAAGCAAAACCAGGAAATGTAAAAGTAATTACAGATAAAAATGGTTATGCATTGTATTTTTCACGTTCTTTAATACCATATCCTCGTGAAGATACAGGAGTTGTTGTCTATAAACATATTGGAATTTATGGATATCGTAGAGATTTTCTGTTACAATATGCTAAAATGCAACCAACACCACTTGAACAAACAGAGTCTTTAGAGCAACTTAGAGCTTTAGAAAATGGTTATAAAATAAAAGTTATAGCCACAGATAAACATTTTGTTGGTGTGGATACAAAAGAAGATTTAGAAGAAGTAAATAAAATATATCAAGAAATGGAAAAAAATAAATAA